From the genome of Streptomyces sp. NBC_01341, one region includes:
- the ilvD gene encoding dihydroxy-acid dehydratase encodes MPQLRSRTVTHGRNMAGARALMRASGVASEDIGKPIIAVANSFTEFVPGHTHLAPVGRIVSEAIKAAGAVPREFNTIAVDDGIAMGHGGMLYSLPSRDLISDSVEYMVEAHCADALICISNCDKITPGMLMAAMRLNIPTVFVSGGPMEAGKATLVDGTVRKLDLVNAISDAVDESVSDEDILRIEENACPTCGSCSGMFTANSMNCLTEVLGLSLPGNGSVLATHTARKALYENAGRTVVEITKRYYEQDDETVLPRSIGTRAAFDNAMALDIAMGGSTNTILHLLAAAEEAELRYTLDDINEVSRRVPCLSKVAPNVAPGGTYYMEDVHRAGGIPALLGELHRGGLLNEDVHAVHSDTLAEWLKEWDVRGGSPSPEAVELWHAAPGCVRSATAFSQSERWDTLDLDAAGGCIRDLEHAYSKDGGLAVLKGNLAVDGCVVKTAGVDESIWTFEGPAVVCESQEDAVDKILRKEIKEGDVVVIRYEGPRGGPGMQEMLYPTSFLKGRGLGKSCALVTDGRFSGGTSGLSIGHASPEAASGGTIALVEDGDRIRIDIPNRSIDLLVPDAELATRREALNGVYAPKNRERKVSAALRAYAAMATSADRGAVRDVSKLG; translated from the coding sequence CCCTTATGCGGGCGTCCGGCGTAGCCAGTGAGGACATTGGCAAGCCGATCATCGCGGTGGCCAACTCCTTCACCGAGTTCGTGCCAGGGCACACCCACCTCGCCCCCGTCGGCCGGATCGTCTCCGAGGCGATCAAGGCGGCGGGCGCGGTGCCCCGCGAGTTCAACACCATCGCGGTGGACGACGGGATCGCCATGGGACACGGCGGCATGCTCTACAGCCTTCCCTCCCGCGACCTCATCTCGGACAGCGTCGAGTACATGGTCGAGGCCCACTGCGCCGACGCCCTGATCTGCATCTCCAACTGCGACAAGATCACCCCCGGCATGCTGATGGCCGCCATGCGCCTCAACATCCCCACGGTGTTCGTCTCCGGCGGCCCGATGGAGGCCGGGAAGGCCACCCTCGTCGACGGCACGGTCCGCAAGCTCGACCTGGTCAACGCGATCAGCGACGCCGTCGACGAGAGCGTCTCCGACGAGGACATCCTGCGCATCGAGGAGAACGCCTGCCCCACCTGCGGCAGCTGTTCCGGCATGTTCACGGCCAACTCGATGAACTGCCTGACCGAGGTCCTCGGCCTCTCCCTCCCCGGCAACGGCTCCGTCCTCGCCACCCACACCGCCCGCAAGGCGCTGTACGAGAACGCCGGCCGCACGGTCGTCGAGATCACCAAGCGCTACTACGAGCAGGACGACGAGACCGTCCTGCCGCGCTCCATCGGCACCCGCGCCGCGTTCGACAACGCCATGGCGCTCGACATCGCCATGGGCGGCTCGACCAACACGATCCTGCACCTGCTCGCCGCGGCGGAGGAGGCCGAGCTCCGCTACACCCTCGACGACATCAACGAGGTCTCGCGCCGCGTCCCCTGCCTCTCGAAGGTCGCCCCCAACGTGGCCCCCGGCGGGACGTACTACATGGAGGACGTCCACCGGGCCGGCGGCATCCCCGCGCTCCTGGGCGAACTCCACCGCGGCGGGCTGCTCAACGAGGACGTGCACGCGGTCCACTCCGACACCCTCGCCGAATGGCTCAAGGAATGGGACGTCCGGGGCGGCTCCCCGTCCCCCGAGGCCGTGGAGCTCTGGCACGCCGCCCCCGGCTGCGTGCGCAGCGCGACAGCCTTCTCCCAGTCCGAGCGCTGGGACACACTCGACCTCGACGCGGCCGGCGGCTGCATCCGCGACCTGGAGCACGCGTACTCCAAGGACGGCGGCCTCGCGGTCCTCAAGGGGAACCTCGCCGTGGACGGCTGTGTCGTGAAGACGGCGGGCGTCGACGAGTCGATCTGGACCTTCGAGGGCCCGGCCGTCGTCTGCGAGTCGCAGGAGGACGCCGTCGACAAGATCCTCCGCAAGGAGATCAAGGAGGGCGACGTCGTCGTCATCCGCTACGAAGGGCCGCGCGGTGGCCCCGGCATGCAGGAGATGCTCTACCCGACGTCGTTCCTGAAGGGCCGCGGCCTCGGCAAGAGCTGCGCCCTGGTCACCGACGGCCGCTTCTCCGGCGGCACGTCGGGCCTGTCCATCGGGCACGCGTCGCCCGAGGCGGCGTCCGGCGGCACGATCGCCCTCGTCGAGGACGGCGACCGGATCCGGATCGACATCCCGAACCGCTCGATCGACCTCCTCGTCCCCGACGCGGAGCTCGCCACCCGGCGCGAGGCGCTCAACGGCGTGTACGCGCCGAAGAACCGTGAGCGCAAGGTGTCGGCGGCCCTGCGCGCCTACGCGGCGATGGCGACGAGCGCGGACCGGGGCGCGGTCCGCGACGTCTCCAAGCTCGGCTGA
- a CDS encoding serine/threonine-protein kinase: MPPLRGTGSHPEAEHPEYAGQYRLEACLGSGGMGVVHLARSASGLQLAVKVVHRQHAADPEFRARFRQEVEAARRVSGAFTAPVVDADPAAALPWMATLYVPGPTLSAQVKRNGPMSPAELRRLTAGLAEALRDIHRAGVIHRDLKPSNVLLPDSGPKVIDFGISRPYDSDLRTETGKLIGSPPYMAPEQFQRPREVGPAADVFALGAVLVHAATGRGPFDSDSPYIVAYQVVHDEADLAGVPADLAPLVGRCLAKDPADRPTPDEIMAALHPPSYEAAAFIPAQRRPVALETAAADGGGPGEGPTHVRSAEGPPPSTRTGKGRRAALLSAGAVVLTLVAGGLWAATAGDGSTTPGQGGGEAGLRAAFVPWRAVLSSESGSTPSCSPAGSALYCVAAGYGTARLDPADGRVIWAHREDSAEAPELGASPGGPAYTASPGGPLRAYAAEGGDPVWRAELSGYQDVPFPAGATLLMVRQDGTAEGLDAATGTSRWHHSLPGIERPSYAFHDAATGLAYAFEHAADGTATLVTAIGADTGRTVWRHRLDGMLTPAGTSGGELVLTAMNSDAQITGLVRYDPGRRSAVRVALPFRMNGPEVVVAGDTAYLLERGGTLLAVGIRAGGRKPARWRLETAVGLTSAPVLGAGDRLYFSAADGRLLAVDTVHGTLLGQTRPRLREGRLGLASSLPAPVVLGRSVVATAPDGSVFAVDADGPAHW; encoded by the coding sequence ATGCCGCCGCTGCGAGGGACCGGATCACATCCGGAAGCGGAGCATCCTGAGTACGCCGGGCAGTACCGTCTCGAGGCATGTCTCGGATCGGGTGGCATGGGTGTGGTGCACCTGGCGCGCTCCGCGTCCGGGCTGCAGCTCGCGGTCAAGGTCGTGCACCGTCAGCACGCCGCGGACCCCGAGTTCAGGGCTCGCTTCCGGCAGGAGGTCGAGGCGGCACGGCGGGTCAGCGGGGCGTTCACAGCCCCGGTCGTGGACGCCGATCCGGCGGCCGCCCTGCCCTGGATGGCCACCCTGTACGTGCCCGGCCCGACGCTCTCCGCGCAGGTCAAGCGGAACGGCCCGATGAGCCCCGCCGAGCTGCGCAGACTCACGGCCGGGCTCGCCGAGGCGCTCCGCGACATCCACCGTGCCGGTGTCATCCACCGGGACCTCAAGCCGAGCAACGTGCTGCTCCCCGACTCCGGACCCAAGGTCATCGACTTCGGGATCTCCCGGCCGTACGACAGTGATCTGCGCACCGAGACGGGCAAGTTGATCGGCTCGCCGCCCTACATGGCACCCGAACAGTTCCAACGGCCGCGGGAGGTCGGGCCGGCCGCCGACGTGTTCGCGCTCGGCGCGGTGCTGGTCCACGCGGCGACGGGCCGGGGCCCCTTCGACTCGGACAGCCCGTACATCGTGGCGTACCAGGTGGTGCACGACGAGGCGGACCTCGCGGGGGTGCCGGCGGACCTCGCTCCGCTGGTAGGGCGGTGCCTGGCGAAGGACCCGGCGGACCGTCCCACGCCGGACGAGATCATGGCCGCGCTGCACCCCCCGTCGTACGAGGCGGCCGCGTTCATACCGGCCCAGCGGCGGCCCGTCGCCCTCGAAACGGCGGCTGCCGACGGGGGCGGTCCCGGAGAGGGGCCCACGCACGTGCGGTCCGCCGAAGGGCCCCCGCCCTCGACGCGCACGGGGAAGGGCAGGCGTGCCGCCCTCCTGTCGGCGGGCGCCGTGGTGCTCACACTGGTGGCCGGCGGACTGTGGGCCGCGACAGCGGGAGACGGTTCCACCACACCGGGGCAGGGCGGGGGCGAGGCCGGGCTCCGGGCCGCCTTCGTACCCTGGCGGGCGGTACTCAGCTCGGAGTCCGGGTCGACCCCGTCGTGCTCGCCCGCGGGTTCCGCCCTGTACTGCGTGGCCGCCGGATACGGGACGGCACGGCTGGACCCCGCCGACGGACGGGTGATCTGGGCGCACCGGGAGGACTCCGCCGAGGCGCCGGAGCTCGGTGCGTCACCGGGCGGGCCGGCGTACACGGCGTCGCCGGGCGGGCCGCTGAGGGCGTACGCCGCCGAGGGTGGGGACCCGGTCTGGCGGGCGGAACTCTCCGGATACCAGGACGTCCCCTTCCCGGCGGGCGCCACCCTGCTGATGGTCCGGCAGGACGGCACGGCGGAGGGCCTCGACGCGGCGACCGGCACGTCCCGCTGGCACCACTCGCTGCCCGGCATCGAGCGTCCGTCCTACGCGTTCCACGATGCGGCGACGGGACTGGCGTACGCCTTCGAGCACGCGGCGGACGGGACCGCGACGCTCGTCACCGCGATCGGGGCGGACACGGGCCGCACCGTGTGGCGGCACCGGCTGGACGGCATGCTCACCCCGGCCGGGACGTCCGGCGGGGAGCTCGTGCTGACCGCGATGAACAGCGACGCCCAGATCACCGGACTGGTCCGCTACGACCCCGGGCGCCGGAGCGCGGTGCGGGTCGCCCTGCCGTTCCGCATGAACGGGCCCGAGGTCGTGGTGGCCGGCGACACCGCCTATCTGCTGGAGCGGGGCGGAACCCTGCTGGCCGTCGGAATCCGGGCGGGCGGCCGCAAGCCCGCACGGTGGCGCCTGGAGACGGCCGTCGGACTGACCTCCGCCCCGGTGCTCGGCGCCGGGGACCGGCTGTACTTCTCGGCGGCCGACGGGCGGCTCCTGGCCGTGGACACGGTGCACGGGACGCTGCTCGGTCAGACGCGGCCCCGGCTGAGGGAGGGCAGGCTCGGCCTCGCCTCGTCACTGCCCGCCCCCGTCGTGCTCGGACGGAGCGTCGTGGCGACCGCCCCGGACGGGTCCGTGTTCGCCGTGGACGCGGACGGCCCCGCCCACTGGTGA
- a CDS encoding SH3 domain-containing protein → MGVGETTGTTGGGAEAAALAADVVRYPIAPGYRVNVRKGPGTQYGIVRTLPYGMSVPVYCQKPGERVSGPYGTSNLWDNIASGEFVSDAYVHTGSDGYIAPRCD, encoded by the coding sequence ATGGGCGTTGGAGAGACCACAGGAACCACAGGGGGCGGCGCGGAGGCGGCGGCGCTCGCGGCGGATGTCGTCCGCTACCCGATCGCACCCGGCTACCGCGTCAACGTCCGCAAGGGGCCCGGCACCCAGTACGGCATCGTGCGGACCCTTCCGTACGGGATGAGCGTCCCGGTCTACTGCCAGAAGCCGGGGGAGCGGGTGTCAGGGCCGTACGGCACGTCGAACCTCTGGGACAACATCGCCTCGGGCGAGTTCGTGTCGGACGCCTACGTCCACACGGGCAGTGACGGCTACATCGCGCCGCGCTGCGACTGA
- a CDS encoding class I SAM-dependent methyltransferase, whose translation MTSSAPRAHSVPRALSFDSAAGRYAAARPSYPPGVLDAVEELSGRPLSGIRAVDVAAGTGIATRLLHTRGARVTAVEPGPGMATELRRSLPSVPVVRGDGDRLPLATASADLITYAQAWHWTDPDRALPEALRVLRPGGALALWWNVSDYSVPWVVDQGERLRRHLGAGDSAHGTPAGAGSRNLARLSGGEFARRLLPWSRTVPVDTHLANLSSHSAFLVLGADGEESTQGFMDEERRHLAAVFPDGMVEERYVVELGVLVR comes from the coding sequence ATGACCTCGTCCGCGCCCCGCGCCCACTCCGTTCCCCGTGCCCTCTCCTTCGACAGCGCCGCCGGGCGGTACGCCGCGGCGCGCCCCTCCTATCCGCCCGGTGTCCTCGATGCCGTCGAGGAACTGTCCGGCCGGCCCCTGAGCGGCATCCGCGCTGTGGACGTCGCTGCGGGGACGGGCATCGCGACCCGGCTTCTGCACACCCGCGGCGCACGGGTGACCGCAGTCGAACCGGGTCCCGGCATGGCCACGGAACTGCGCAGGTCGCTGCCCTCGGTCCCGGTCGTCCGGGGTGACGGCGACCGCCTGCCCCTCGCCACCGCGTCGGCCGACCTGATCACCTATGCGCAGGCATGGCACTGGACCGACCCGGACCGCGCCCTTCCCGAGGCGCTCAGGGTCCTGCGCCCCGGCGGAGCCCTGGCGCTCTGGTGGAACGTCTCCGACTACTCCGTCCCCTGGGTCGTGGACCAGGGCGAGCGGCTGCGCCGTCACCTCGGCGCGGGCGACAGCGCTCACGGCACGCCGGCCGGCGCCGGTTCACGGAACCTCGCGCGGTTGTCCGGCGGAGAGTTCGCGCGACGACTGCTGCCGTGGTCCCGGACCGTGCCGGTCGACACGCATCTCGCCAACCTCTCCAGCCACTCCGCCTTCCTCGTGCTCGGCGCCGACGGTGAGGAGTCCACCCAGGGGTTCATGGACGAGGAGCGCCGCCATCTGGCGGCCGTGTTCCCCGACGGCATGGTCGAGGAGCGATACGTCGTCGAGCTCGGCGTGCTCGTCCGCTGA
- a CDS encoding ABC transporter ATP-binding protein — protein MMNYSGAANAGAVEARALTVVRGDRTVLRGLDFTIEPGRITGLLGPSGCGKSTLMRSVVGTQANTTGTLNVLGRPAGHPALRPRVGYVTQAPSVYTDLTVRQNLDYFAAVLRPGRRHRGDREDTVTRAITDVDLTGHADALAGNLSGGQLSRVSLAVALLGTPELLVLDEPTVGLDPVLRRDLWNLFHTLAAERGTTVLVSSHVMDEAERCHRLLLMREGAILADETPETLRTATGSTTVEEAFLHLVDRAAATPRETAR, from the coding sequence ATGATGAATTATTCGGGTGCCGCGAACGCGGGGGCCGTCGAGGCCCGTGCCCTCACCGTCGTACGAGGAGACCGCACCGTCCTGCGCGGCCTCGACTTCACCATCGAGCCAGGCAGGATCACCGGCCTGCTCGGCCCCTCCGGCTGCGGCAAGTCCACGCTCATGCGGTCCGTCGTCGGCACCCAGGCCAACACCACGGGCACGCTGAACGTCCTCGGCCGGCCCGCCGGACACCCGGCCCTGCGCCCCCGCGTCGGATACGTCACCCAGGCCCCGTCCGTCTACACGGACCTCACCGTCCGGCAGAACCTCGACTACTTCGCGGCCGTACTCCGTCCGGGCCGCCGCCACCGCGGCGACCGCGAGGACACCGTCACCCGCGCCATCACCGACGTCGATCTCACCGGTCACGCAGACGCCCTGGCGGGCAACCTCTCCGGCGGCCAGCTCAGCCGGGTGTCCCTCGCCGTCGCCCTGCTCGGCACCCCCGAGCTGTTGGTCCTCGACGAGCCGACCGTCGGTCTCGACCCCGTACTCCGCCGCGACCTGTGGAACCTCTTCCACACGCTCGCCGCCGAACGGGGCACCACCGTCCTCGTCTCCTCGCACGTCATGGACGAGGCCGAGCGCTGCCACAGGCTGCTGCTGATGCGCGAGGGCGCGATCCTCGCCGACGAGACCCCCGAAACCCTTCGCACCGCGACGGGCTCCACCACCGTCGAGGAGGCGTTCCTCCACCTCGTGGACCGAGCCGCCGCCACCCCCCGGGAGACAGCCCGATGA
- a CDS encoding ABC transporter permease, translating into MSTDAPVLTPARTLATAARVLRQLSHDPRTIALLLIVPVVMITLLRYVFDANPRTFDSIGASLLGIFPLITMFLVTSIATLRERTSGTLERLLALPLGKADLIAGYALAFGAIAVAQSLLATATSVWVLGLDVVGSPWLLLLVALLDALLGTALGLFVSAFAASEFQAVQFMPAVIFPQLLLCGLFTPRDQMHPVLEAPSDVLPMSYAVDGMNQVLSHTDVTADFSRDVLIVAGCALLVLCLGAATLRRRTV; encoded by the coding sequence ATGAGCACCGACGCCCCCGTACTCACCCCGGCCAGGACCCTGGCGACCGCCGCCCGCGTCCTGCGACAGCTCAGCCACGACCCCCGCACCATCGCGCTGCTGCTGATCGTCCCCGTCGTGATGATCACGCTGCTGCGCTACGTGTTCGACGCGAACCCCCGGACCTTCGACTCCATCGGAGCCTCCCTGCTCGGCATCTTCCCGCTGATCACGATGTTCCTGGTGACCTCGATCGCCACCCTCCGCGAACGCACCTCGGGAACCCTCGAACGCCTCCTGGCCCTGCCCCTCGGCAAAGCCGACCTGATCGCCGGGTACGCCCTGGCGTTCGGCGCGATCGCCGTCGCCCAGTCGCTCCTGGCCACGGCCACGTCCGTCTGGGTCCTCGGCCTCGACGTGGTCGGCTCGCCCTGGCTGCTGCTCCTGGTCGCCCTGCTCGACGCACTCCTGGGCACCGCACTCGGTCTGTTCGTCTCGGCCTTCGCCGCGTCCGAGTTCCAGGCCGTCCAGTTCATGCCGGCCGTGATCTTCCCGCAACTGCTGCTGTGCGGACTGTTCACCCCGCGCGACCAGATGCACCCGGTCCTCGAAGCCCCCTCCGACGTACTGCCGATGTCCTACGCCGTCGACGGGATGAACCAGGTCCTCAGCCACACCGACGTCACGGCCGACTTCTCCCGCGACGTCCTGATCGTGGCGGGCTGCGCCCTGCTCGTCCTCTGCCTGGGCGCCGCCACACTCCGCCGCCGCACCGTGTGA
- the proC gene encoding pyrroline-5-carboxylate reductase: MTQTVAVLGTGKIGEALLSGMIRAGWRAADLLVTTRRPERAEKLRTRYGVEAVTNAEAAKNADILILAVKPQDMGTLLGELAPHLTADRLVISAAAGITTAFIEDSLAEGTPVVRVMPNTPVLVDEGMSVISAGRHATPQHLGHAEAIFGGVGKTLRVPESQQDAATALSGSGPAYFYFLVEAMTDAGILLGLPRAQAHDLIVQAAIGAAVMLRDSGEHPVKLREAVTSPAGTTISAIRELENHGVRAALIAALEAARDRSRELATGNG; this comes from the coding sequence ATGACCCAGACAGTCGCAGTCCTCGGTACAGGAAAGATCGGCGAAGCCCTGCTCAGCGGGATGATCCGGGCCGGCTGGCGGGCCGCCGACCTGCTGGTGACCACACGCCGTCCCGAACGCGCCGAGAAACTCCGCACCCGCTACGGCGTCGAGGCCGTCACCAACGCCGAAGCCGCCAAGAACGCCGACATCCTCATCCTCGCGGTCAAGCCCCAGGACATGGGGACGCTCCTCGGCGAGCTCGCCCCCCACCTCACCGCCGACCGCCTCGTCATCAGCGCGGCCGCGGGCATCACGACGGCATTCATCGAGGACAGCCTCGCCGAAGGAACCCCGGTCGTACGCGTCATGCCGAACACCCCCGTCCTGGTGGACGAGGGCATGTCCGTCATCTCGGCCGGGCGGCACGCCACCCCCCAGCACCTGGGCCACGCCGAGGCCATCTTCGGCGGTGTGGGCAAGACCCTCCGCGTTCCGGAGTCCCAGCAGGACGCCGCCACCGCCCTCTCCGGCTCGGGCCCCGCCTACTTCTACTTCCTCGTCGAGGCGATGACCGACGCCGGCATCCTCCTCGGACTGCCCCGCGCCCAGGCCCACGACCTGATCGTGCAGGCCGCCATCGGCGCCGCGGTGATGCTCCGGGACAGCGGCGAACACCCCGTCAAACTCCGTGAGGCAGTCACCAGCCCGGCCGGAACCACCATCAGCGCCATCCGGGAACTGGAGAACCACGGCGTACGGGCAGCGCTCATCGCGGCGCTCGAAGCCGCTCGCGACCGCAGCCGTGAGCTGGCCACGGGCAACGGCTGA
- a CDS encoding cysteine hydrolase family protein — MEIAENAALVVVDVQQGFEEEDYWGARNNPWADRNIAELLDAWQASGRPVVFVRHDSPKPDSPLRAGHPGNAFKGYVEERRGKGTGPELFLTKSVNSAFYGTPGLDAWLREAGVRQIVVAGIQTNMCAETTARMGGNLGYEVFFPLDATYTFDQVGPWGWKLSADELSRATAVTLHGGGFASVVRTEELVAAVG, encoded by the coding sequence ATGGAGATCGCGGAGAACGCAGCGCTGGTGGTCGTCGACGTACAGCAGGGATTCGAGGAGGAGGACTACTGGGGGGCGCGCAACAACCCCTGGGCGGACCGGAACATCGCGGAGCTCCTGGACGCGTGGCAGGCGAGCGGACGGCCCGTCGTCTTCGTGCGGCACGACTCTCCGAAGCCGGACTCGCCGCTGCGCGCGGGTCACCCGGGAAACGCGTTCAAGGGGTACGTGGAGGAGCGGCGGGGAAAGGGCACCGGGCCCGAGCTGTTCCTGACCAAGTCGGTGAACTCGGCTTTCTACGGAACCCCGGGTCTCGATGCCTGGCTCCGGGAGGCCGGGGTGCGACAGATCGTGGTGGCGGGCATCCAGACCAACATGTGCGCGGAGACGACGGCGCGCATGGGTGGCAATCTGGGCTACGAGGTGTTCTTCCCGCTCGACGCGACGTACACCTTTGATCAGGTGGGGCCGTGGGGCTGGAAGCTGAGCGCCGACGAACTGTCGCGCGCCACCGCCGTGACGTTGCACGGCGGTGGGTTCGCGAGCGTGGTGCGCACCGAGGAACTGGTGGCCGCGGTGGGGTAG
- a CDS encoding GlxA family transcriptional regulator — translation MTAPAHHPGRIALVAFPGIRAFDVSVITEVWGVDRTDRGVPAFELRRVADSTADVRLRGGLSLSPDRTLSWLARADLIVIPGLHDHETPAPEPVLDALRRAHERGTPLAALCGGAFTLAQAGLLDGRRAVTHWNLTDLLATSHPGVTVVPDALFVHEDNIWTSAGTAAGIDLCLHLVRTAYGAEAAATIARSMVTAPFRTGTQAQFIEHPTPRADRDADALAEVRTHALTHLAQPHTVAALAARAGMSARTFARHFQATTGTTPMRWLITQRVAAAQKLLERTDLALPEVARRADFGSEITMRQHFATHMATSPRDYRLAFRARDDEVRG, via the coding sequence GTGACCGCCCCCGCGCACCACCCCGGCCGTATCGCCCTGGTCGCGTTCCCGGGGATCCGGGCCTTCGACGTCTCGGTCATCACCGAGGTCTGGGGCGTCGACCGCACCGATCGTGGGGTACCCGCCTTCGAGCTGCGCCGGGTCGCGGACAGCACCGCGGACGTCCGGCTCCGCGGCGGTCTGTCCCTCAGTCCCGACCGCACCCTGTCCTGGCTCGCACGGGCCGACCTGATCGTGATCCCCGGTCTCCACGACCACGAGACCCCCGCGCCGGAACCCGTCCTCGACGCACTCCGCCGCGCCCACGAGCGGGGAACGCCCCTCGCGGCACTCTGCGGCGGTGCGTTCACCCTCGCCCAGGCCGGACTCCTGGACGGCCGCAGGGCCGTCACCCACTGGAACCTCACCGATCTGCTGGCGACCAGCCATCCGGGAGTCACCGTGGTGCCGGACGCCCTCTTCGTCCACGAGGACAACATCTGGACCTCGGCCGGCACCGCCGCGGGCATCGACCTCTGCCTCCACCTGGTGCGGACGGCCTACGGTGCCGAGGCCGCGGCGACGATCGCACGTTCGATGGTCACGGCGCCGTTCCGCACGGGCACGCAGGCACAGTTCATCGAGCACCCCACCCCGCGCGCCGACCGCGACGCCGACGCGCTGGCCGAGGTCCGTACCCATGCGCTGACCCATTTGGCACAACCGCACACCGTGGCGGCACTGGCGGCCCGGGCCGGCATGTCCGCCCGCACCTTCGCCCGCCACTTCCAGGCGACCACCGGTACGACGCCGATGCGCTGGCTGATCACCCAGCGGGTCGCCGCGGCCCAGAAGCTGCTGGAACGCACCGACTTGGCCCTGCCCGAGGTGGCGCGACGCGCCGACTTCGGAAGCGAGATCACCATGCGCCAGCACTTCGCGACGCACATGGCCACCAGCCCGCGTGACTACCGGCTGGCCTTCCGTGCGCGGGACGACGAGGTCAGGGGTTGA